The Candidatus Saccharimonadales bacterium genomic sequence ATCGGATTTTGTTGGTTTTTTGTTTTGGGCTTTAGCGTCACCGAGCTTGGTGGCGGATACGGTCGGTTTGTTGGCCGCTTGGACGGCCGACTTCTTGGCCTTATTGGCCAGTCTACCGCGTTGAGACTCAGCCGCGGCTTGACGGGCCTTAAAGCGATCAACCCGACCCTCGACGTCAACGATTCTTTCTTCACCGGTAAAGAAGGGGTGAGAGGCACTGGAAATATGAACCGTCAGGAGCGGATATTCCTGACCGTCTTCCCATTTGATGGTTTCACCGGTTTTAGCCGTCGATTTGGTCAAAAAGGCAAAGCCGGAGTTGCTGTCTTTAATCACCACCGGCCGATAGTTGTCTGGGTGCAGACCCTGTTTCATAACGAGGTGAGTATACGCAGGCCGGTTCAATCAGTCAAGGATAGAACATTTAAACTATATTGACTTAAAGTCAATAAGATGTTAAACTTCATTGATTTTGCGAGGTTTTGTTGACTATGAGGCGAGGAGCGATTTATTACTATGGCTTAATGCTACCGGCGGCGCTGGTAGTATTGGTAATGACCGGCTTTGTTCTGTCGCATCTGTCTACCTGTGAAAGCGGCCGCAAAACCAGTTGTTTGCCGCTATCGCTACTTAGCTTTGCCGCCGAAACCAAAGCAGCCAACCAATTGTCGACTGAAGCCAAGCCGGCAAAACCCCGACCTGCCACCAAGGTACTAAGGGCAGCAGCGCCGCGCCGAGGTAACGCTCCTTCAGCAAGGGAAGTGAGCCCGACTTACGCTCCGCAACGGCAATTTAGCGCCAAATCGATGGTCTACCCTAACACCGCCGGTACCGGCCAGGCGCCGAATACCAATCCGGCCACAAAAGAGCTGTTAAAGCGTTTGGGCTATTCTGAAAGCAGCCTCTGGCGGGCCGGTATTAAGTTGATTCCTCATCAGGGGCTGATTAAGAAAAACTGCTCAACCGTCAGTGGGTCCTATGTCAACGGCCTGGCCATTAAAGCCGGGTCAGATTTTCCGAAATGCCCAAATGGACAGCAAACAATCCCGGATAAGTATCAGCACGCCAATAAGTGCACAGTGGTTTATAACTGGCAGAATTATCGTTTAGCACCGACGGCTACGGGAAACGCTCAAGCAATATTAGCTCACGAGCTAGGCCACTGTTTTATGCTGATTTATGGCATTGTTAGCAATTTTGAGCCGGCCTACATCAGCCAGGTCCGGCCGCAGCTAGTAGGCCGCGATTTTACGACTAGATTTGAGGTCCAAGCCGATGATTTTATGATCT encodes the following:
- a CDS encoding type B 50S ribosomal protein L31, yielding MKQGLHPDNYRPVVIKDSNSGFAFLTKSTAKTGETIKWEDGQEYPLLTVHISSASHPFFTGEERIVDVEGRVDRFKARQAAAESQRGRLANKAKKSAVQAANKPTVSATKLGDAKAQNKKPTKSDK